Proteins encoded within one genomic window of Macrotis lagotis isolate mMagLag1 chromosome 3, bilby.v1.9.chrom.fasta, whole genome shotgun sequence:
- the OTUB1 gene encoding ubiquitin thioesterase OTUB1 produces MAAEEPQQQKPEPLGSDAEGVNCLAYDEAIMAQQDRIQQEIAVQNPLVSERLELSVLYKEYAEDDNIYQQKIKDLHKKYSYIRKTRPDGNCFYRAFGFSHLEALLEDSKELQRFKAISAKSKEDLVSQGFTEFTIEDFHNTFMDLIEQVEKQTSVAELLASFNDQSTSDYLVVYLRLLTSGYLQRESKFFEHFIEGGRTVKEFCQQEVEPMCKESDHIHIIALAQALNVSIQVEYMDRGEGGTTNPHVFPEGSEPKVYLLYRPGHYDILYK; encoded by the exons ATGGCGGCGGAGGAGCCTCAGCAGCAGAAGCCGGAGCCGCTGGGGAGCGACGCGGAAG GAGTGAACTGTCTGGCCTACGATGAGGCCATCATGGCCCAGCAGGACCGGATCCAGCAAGAG ATTGCGGTTCAGAACCCACTGGTGTCCGAGCGTCTGGAGCTCTCCGTCCTCTACAAGGAGTACGCCGAAGACGACAACATCTACCAACAGAAGATCAAG GACCTACACAAAAAGTATTCCTACATCCGAAAGACTAGGCCTGATGGCAACTGCTTCTACCGAGCCTTTGGGTTCTCCCACCTGGAAGCCCTTTTGGAGGACAGCAAGGAGCTGCAGAG GTTCAAAGCCATCTCTGCCAAGAGCAAAGAGGACCTGGTGTCTCAGGGCTTCACAGAGTTCACAATCGAAGATTTCCACAACACG TTCATGGACCTGATCGAGCAGGTGGAGAAGCAGACCTCGGTGGCCGAACTGCTGGCCTCCTTCAATGACCAGAGCACCTCCGACTACCTGGTGGTCTACCTGCGGCTGCTCACCTCGGGCTACCTGCAGCGCGAGAGCAAGTTCTTTGAGCACTTCATTGAGGGGGGCCGGACCGTCAAGGAGTTTTGTCAGCAG GAGGTGGAGCCCATGTGCAAGGAGAGTGACCACATCCATATCATCGCGCTGGCGCAGGCCCTCAACGTCTCCATCCAGGTGGAGTACATGGACCGCGGGGAGGGCGGCACCACCAACCCCCACGTCTTCCCGGAGGGCTCTGAGCCCAAGGTCTATCTACTGTACAGACCCGGACACTACGACATCCTTTACAAATAG